One window of the Nitrospira sp. genome contains the following:
- a CDS encoding tetratricopeptide repeat protein — translation MHQHQHKIDTALLAGDWDRFGYEAGVWVRTVEAAGEKDPCPYFALNVTHLLRGEFADAWRVHAHALQETADIDRVGGWLAAILKQHPDNAHVNLVQGMFLAQSGQSEQSVVFYKEAAKLAPQSAYPHYFLAQIHERAAHLEMAIKEYREAVKLDPSFAAARTNLGVAYQEQGRLEMAIPQYREVIKLNPNDAVAHANLGCALAEQGKVEPALQSYKEALRLNPNDAEIHFALGGVYETKGRMDLAMKEYRAATEANPDLAPAHTALGWLLMEQSRPTEAMDAFNRAVKANPEEAQALYGIGRIYAAKGKRESAAENFSKAIRFEKDPAKKNAIMNALLSSGQVGD, via the coding sequence ATGCACCAACATCAGCACAAGATTGACACAGCGCTCCTGGCGGGGGATTGGGACCGCTTCGGGTATGAAGCGGGAGTGTGGGTCCGAACGGTGGAGGCGGCTGGAGAAAAGGATCCTTGCCCGTACTTTGCCCTCAACGTCACGCATCTGCTACGCGGGGAGTTTGCGGATGCCTGGCGGGTCCATGCCCATGCGTTACAGGAAACTGCCGACATCGACAGGGTGGGGGGCTGGCTTGCAGCGATTCTGAAACAGCATCCCGACAATGCGCATGTCAACCTGGTGCAGGGGATGTTCCTCGCGCAGTCCGGTCAGTCCGAACAATCGGTGGTGTTTTACAAAGAAGCGGCGAAGCTTGCGCCTCAGTCAGCCTATCCCCATTACTTTCTGGCTCAGATCCATGAGCGGGCGGCGCATCTGGAAATGGCGATCAAAGAGTATCGCGAGGCGGTGAAACTCGACCCCTCATTTGCCGCGGCGCGCACCAATCTCGGTGTGGCCTACCAGGAACAGGGACGGCTTGAAATGGCCATTCCGCAATATCGCGAAGTGATCAAGCTCAATCCCAACGACGCCGTGGCCCATGCGAATCTCGGTTGTGCGCTGGCAGAGCAAGGGAAGGTGGAACCGGCGCTGCAATCGTACAAAGAGGCCCTACGACTCAATCCGAACGATGCCGAAATTCACTTTGCGCTCGGCGGTGTGTATGAAACCAAAGGCCGCATGGATCTCGCCATGAAAGAGTATCGCGCTGCCACGGAGGCCAATCCGGATCTGGCCCCCGCCCATACCGCACTCGGCTGGTTGTTGATGGAGCAATCCCGCCCGACGGAGGCCATGGATGCTTTCAATCGCGCCGTGAAAGCCAACCCCGAGGAAGCTCAGGCGCTCTACGGCATCGGCAGAATCTATGCTGCCAAGGGCAAACGGGAAAGCGCCGCCGAAAACTTCTCCAAAGCCATTCGCTTCGAAAAAGATCCCGCCAAGAAAAACGCCATCATGAATGCCCTGCTCTCCAGCGGCCAGGTTGGAGATTGA
- the dnaN gene encoding DNA polymerase III subunit beta has product MKVRIGREELLTGLQRVQGVVEKRNTMPILSNILLEAKHDGAEIVATDLELGMRGLYKASVLEAGGVTISARKLYEIIKELPSGEIELTSGDNNWTTIQSGKSQFKVVGLPSGDYPALPSIEREGLTPLAGAGLLELIRKTLFAAGDNDARYILNGLLVSLSTTDKKTTLLRLVGTDGHRLAVAEREVGSPNAKPLAQDIKAIIPKKAAQEIRRLLEEGGDEEPLIGFTKNLMIFRKSGLLLTSRLMEGNYPNYQQVVPKESGKRIVVNRGLLESALRRVSVLSKDKANAVKLSFAPGGMTLFSSNPDYGEATEELAARYEGEALHTGFNARYLLDALSVMDGESVSLQMDTALSPCLIQEAESPGFKCVVMPIKI; this is encoded by the coding sequence ATGAAGGTACGCATCGGACGAGAGGAATTGTTGACGGGCCTGCAGCGCGTGCAGGGTGTCGTGGAAAAACGGAACACCATGCCCATCCTCTCGAATATTCTGTTGGAAGCCAAGCACGACGGGGCGGAAATCGTCGCCACGGATTTGGAACTCGGCATGCGCGGGCTCTACAAGGCGTCCGTGTTAGAAGCCGGTGGTGTGACTATTTCGGCTCGCAAGTTGTACGAGATCATCAAGGAATTGCCCAGCGGCGAGATCGAGCTGACTTCGGGGGACAACAATTGGACCACGATTCAGTCGGGCAAGAGCCAGTTCAAGGTCGTCGGCCTGCCGAGCGGTGATTATCCCGCGCTGCCATCCATTGAACGCGAAGGGCTGACGCCGTTGGCCGGGGCGGGACTGCTGGAATTGATCCGTAAGACACTGTTTGCCGCCGGTGACAATGACGCCCGCTACATCCTGAACGGCCTGCTCGTCAGTCTGTCGACGACCGACAAGAAGACGACGCTGTTGCGCCTGGTCGGTACCGATGGCCACCGTTTGGCCGTTGCGGAACGTGAGGTCGGAAGCCCGAACGCGAAGCCGCTGGCTCAGGACATCAAGGCCATCATCCCCAAGAAAGCGGCTCAGGAAATACGGCGCCTGCTCGAAGAAGGCGGCGACGAGGAACCGCTGATCGGGTTCACGAAGAATCTCATGATTTTCCGCAAGAGCGGGCTGCTGCTGACTTCTCGACTGATGGAAGGGAACTATCCGAACTATCAGCAGGTGGTTCCCAAGGAAAGCGGCAAGCGGATTGTGGTCAATCGAGGATTGTTGGAGAGCGCCCTGCGCCGGGTGTCGGTGCTGTCGAAGGACAAGGCCAATGCCGTGAAGCTCTCCTTCGCGCCGGGTGGGATGACCTTGTTCTCCAGTAATCCGGATTATGGGGAGGCGACGGAGGAATTGGCGGCGCGTTACGAGGGTGAGGCGCTCCATACCGGCTTCAACGCCCGCTACCTCCTGGACGCCCTGAGCGTCATGGATGGAGAGTCGGTCTCGTTGCAGATGGATACCGCATTGAGCCCCTGCCTGATTCAGGAGGCAGAGAGTCCGGGTTTCAAATGCGTCGTGATGCCGATCAAGATTTGA
- a CDS encoding FAD-dependent thymidylate synthase — protein MTTPSRRVIALAPMPPEKSAYALARYSRSPDSIEESLKWVHGHSSEKFWEQFYFDYGHGSIADLGHVIICFEQISELAAIRLEDEQVWDGQAKSSRYQNFASSSWYVPDTIRGQETEAVYLGILRGLSTVYRALHDPLSQFLTEQEPRPDNMTPSAYQRAIAARAFDVTRYLLPLAAQTNVGQVVSIRTLEKQITRFLSSQIPELRQIGEDLQDACRKPPVNVWGELCGQSAGAGEAMAPTLARYAKPNVYQAEVYSDLARYAKDALKGTGLDQPSAWGAAEPVDLIEPHDPLDEVVTTLLYRASQAPYRKILAVVRDWTEKQKQDTLEVAFRKRGPYDELIKEFRSGYALIFDVMMDIGGWRDMHRHRRCQQVQQNFTTVHGFDTPPMLIDAGLEREYREAMGHVKADIEQLRKSSQEAALYAIPFGFSVRCLFKMDFAEAEYIAKLRSGVKGHWSYRTIAWRMKEKVTARYPVLGARMQATPPDVQDALTR, from the coding sequence ATGACGACTCCATCCCGCCGCGTGATCGCTCTGGCTCCGATGCCACCGGAGAAGTCCGCCTATGCCTTGGCGCGCTACAGTCGGTCTCCGGACTCCATTGAAGAGAGCCTCAAGTGGGTCCACGGCCATTCATCTGAAAAATTCTGGGAACAGTTTTATTTCGACTACGGTCATGGTTCGATTGCGGATCTCGGCCACGTCATTATCTGTTTTGAACAGATTTCGGAGTTGGCCGCGATTCGGTTGGAAGACGAACAAGTCTGGGACGGCCAGGCCAAGTCGAGTCGGTATCAAAACTTCGCCTCCTCCAGCTGGTATGTGCCGGACACCATTCGAGGGCAAGAGACGGAGGCGGTCTATCTGGGCATTCTTCGGGGACTGTCGACGGTCTACCGCGCCCTGCATGATCCGTTGAGCCAATTCCTCACCGAACAGGAACCTCGCCCAGATAACATGACTCCCTCGGCATATCAGCGGGCCATCGCCGCACGGGCATTCGACGTCACTCGGTACTTGCTGCCCTTGGCGGCGCAAACTAATGTCGGCCAGGTGGTCAGCATTCGGACGCTCGAAAAACAGATCACCCGTTTCTTGTCGTCGCAGATTCCCGAACTTCGTCAGATCGGGGAGGATTTACAGGATGCCTGTCGAAAGCCGCCCGTGAATGTGTGGGGAGAGCTGTGCGGTCAGTCGGCCGGTGCCGGGGAAGCGATGGCCCCGACGCTGGCGCGATATGCGAAACCGAATGTCTATCAGGCCGAGGTCTATAGTGACCTGGCCCGCTATGCGAAGGATGCGCTCAAGGGCACGGGATTGGACCAACCCTCTGCCTGGGGAGCCGCAGAGCCGGTCGATTTGATTGAGCCGCATGATCCGCTGGATGAGGTGGTCACGACGCTGCTCTATCGCGCCTCGCAAGCCCCCTATCGGAAGATCCTCGCGGTGGTTCGTGACTGGACGGAGAAGCAAAAGCAGGACACTCTGGAAGTCGCCTTTCGCAAACGCGGCCCGTACGACGAATTGATCAAGGAATTCCGGAGCGGGTACGCATTGATCTTCGACGTGATGATGGATATCGGCGGCTGGCGCGACATGCACCGGCACCGGCGCTGTCAGCAGGTGCAGCAAAATTTCACCACGGTGCATGGCTTCGACACTCCACCCATGCTGATCGATGCCGGCCTTGAGCGGGAGTACCGCGAGGCGATGGGGCATGTGAAGGCAGATATCGAACAGTTGCGGAAGTCGAGCCAGGAAGCCGCGCTCTACGCTATTCCCTTTGGTTTCTCCGTGCGCTGTCTGTTCAAGATGGACTTCGCTGAGGCGGAATACATCGCCAAATTACGATCCGGGGTGAAGGGGCACTGGTCCTATCGTACCATCGCCTGGCGCATGAAAGAAAAAGTTACCGCACGGTATCCCGTGCTCGGCGCGCGCATGCAGGCGACTCCGCCCGACGTGCAGGATGCGTTGACGCGGTGA
- a CDS encoding histidine--tRNA ligase, with amino-acid sequence MIKAIKGVKDLLPEESPRWRFIEDTGRRWAQRYGFQEIRVPIFETTTLFARSIGATTDIVEKEMYTFADRDGSSLTLRPEGTAGTVRAFIEHNRAADPRPQKFYYTGPMFRHERPQAGRLRQFHQFGVESFGIANPRADVEVISLLWRLLSDLSLPGLTLEINNLGYSDDRARYKPLLVAFLKSVETRLCANCQRRIEGNPLRVLDCKVPDCRSATEDAPRLADSLSPAARDHFACVTAGLQSVGIPFDLNPRLVRGLDYYCLTAFEVTCSHLGAQNAVGAGGRYDGLVEQLGGPAVPAVGFAVGLERIALMMPDAVIVPSAPRIYVAAFGTKAVDVGCALLDELRQAGVPADMDFRSTSLKAHLRQADRLGALYTILLGDDEIEKGTATLRNMQTKAQEDLPLRDLVSSLQGRLRTPESAPFSS; translated from the coding sequence ATGATTAAAGCGATCAAAGGCGTTAAAGATCTGCTGCCGGAAGAGTCTCCTCGCTGGCGGTTTATCGAGGACACGGGGCGGCGTTGGGCCCAGCGCTACGGGTTTCAGGAGATTCGGGTCCCGATTTTCGAAACGACGACGTTGTTTGCGCGGAGCATCGGCGCCACCACGGACATCGTTGAAAAAGAAATGTATACGTTCGCCGACCGCGACGGGTCCTCCCTGACCCTCCGCCCGGAAGGCACGGCCGGCACGGTTCGCGCGTTCATCGAACATAATCGCGCAGCTGATCCCAGGCCGCAGAAATTCTATTACACCGGTCCCATGTTTCGACACGAGCGGCCCCAGGCCGGCCGGCTCAGGCAGTTTCATCAATTTGGGGTGGAATCCTTCGGCATCGCTAACCCGCGCGCCGACGTTGAGGTCATATCCCTACTCTGGCGTCTCTTGTCCGATCTGTCTCTGCCCGGGCTGACCCTCGAAATCAATAATCTTGGATATTCCGACGATCGGGCGCGCTACAAACCTCTCCTCGTGGCGTTTCTGAAGAGCGTGGAGACTCGCCTCTGTGCGAACTGTCAGCGCCGGATCGAGGGGAATCCGCTGCGCGTGCTCGACTGCAAGGTCCCGGACTGCCGATCCGCCACGGAGGACGCACCTCGCCTGGCCGATTCCCTTTCTCCGGCAGCGCGCGACCATTTTGCATGTGTCACAGCGGGCCTTCAGTCAGTCGGTATTCCGTTCGACCTGAATCCTCGCCTCGTTCGCGGCCTCGATTATTACTGCCTGACGGCCTTCGAGGTCACCTGCTCGCATTTGGGCGCACAAAATGCCGTCGGGGCCGGCGGACGGTATGACGGCCTTGTCGAACAACTCGGCGGTCCCGCCGTTCCGGCTGTTGGATTTGCAGTGGGCCTTGAACGAATTGCCTTGATGATGCCGGACGCCGTGATTGTCCCCTCGGCTCCACGGATCTACGTGGCCGCCTTCGGCACCAAAGCCGTCGACGTCGGATGTGCACTCCTCGATGAACTCCGGCAAGCCGGGGTCCCCGCCGACATGGATTTTCGTTCGACGTCACTGAAAGCCCATTTGCGCCAGGCAGACCGTCTCGGCGCCCTCTATACCATCCTGCTTGGTGACGACGAAATTGAGAAGGGGACCGCCACCCTGCGCAACATGCAGACAAAGGCACAAGAAGATTTGCCTCTTCGAGACCTGGTTTCCTCCCTGCAGGGCCGACTCCGTACACCGGAATCGGCGCCTTTTTCCAGTTGA
- a CDS encoding DUF190 domain-containing protein yields MAALTLHPMKEIRVIVSGEHRPFVTELLDKVEATGYTIIGNISGKGHHGVREAHFMFSEQESLIMIMAVVPEEKVEPVLAGLRPLFDRHSGVMFVSDVAVSRRDYFGKKSAKS; encoded by the coding sequence ATGGCCGCACTCACGTTGCATCCCATGAAAGAAATTCGCGTCATTGTATCCGGGGAGCATCGGCCGTTTGTCACGGAGTTGCTGGACAAGGTGGAAGCGACCGGCTACACCATCATCGGCAACATCTCGGGTAAGGGCCATCACGGCGTGCGCGAGGCCCATTTCATGTTCAGCGAGCAGGAGAGTCTGATCATGATCATGGCCGTGGTACCGGAGGAGAAAGTGGAGCCGGTGCTGGCCGGACTCCGGCCGTTGTTCGACCGCCATTCAGGCGTGATGTTCGTGTCGGATGTGGCCGTCAGCCGGCGTGACTACTTCGGCAAAAAAAGCGCGAAGTCCTGA
- a CDS encoding DsrE family protein gives MPPTASIVLIIRQDPRTSALPVEALRIALGLAAGENPITVVLMGPAVQLLAEDTDEIVDIDILEKYLPSFEHLQIPFLLVHAAGPQPALQDGFAATEGTLDLARQAMTRAERVLVF, from the coding sequence GTGCCCCCCACAGCTTCCATCGTGTTGATCATTCGGCAGGACCCGCGAACCTCTGCCCTTCCCGTCGAGGCACTTCGGATCGCCCTCGGATTGGCCGCAGGCGAGAATCCCATCACCGTAGTCCTGATGGGTCCGGCCGTTCAGCTCTTGGCCGAGGATACGGATGAAATTGTCGATATCGACATCCTTGAAAAATACCTGCCCTCGTTCGAACATCTCCAGATTCCCTTTCTTCTCGTACATGCCGCCGGGCCACAACCGGCATTGCAGGATGGATTTGCTGCCACGGAAGGCACACTGGACCTGGCACGCCAAGCTATGACGAGAGCCGAGCGAGTCTTGGTCTTTTAG
- a CDS encoding DUF2309 domain-containing protein has product MDPLISSPDQTDLEARRMELRGTIRLASEVIAQYWPMRTFVHHNPLHSLEYLPFTETVRRGKQFLGGNGYLSGDMYRRYLKSGRILVRHVDDALVAQARPEEVDLGSCRIAHREVLRACLTHGLSHPTDEPLDRLMERAPDEEPIDALAERLVSFSTPNVQDLMAATIREDVSTLGRDLTLTSWCDRTVGSTIVAQINGELVKWCEAFLDEGHATWPMPERRQGLYAAWKHAAGKEWMTCGIDDSRRKIAALPEHPEDTVLECLEALEIPLEFRQDYLSLQLAALPGWAGFIKWRAEENDYAWQQAYPVGLVKFLAVRLWYVRELVQQVCQRELGIDGTYRAILRFMDQQPHAYYMRKEWVAGRLPASYAARVARLHAQTGPPQNSSLLAREWEQLTHHYQIEYGPRRERAAQRGMARRLLTLAQALELVPTLLMDAPLPALRQLLDWIDTFPESAHGPVWLTAFEAGYHEHLFGMLQRAPTKPQPAAPDHRPPVRPHSQTVFCIDVRSEPFRRHLESTGANDTYGFAGFFAVFIRYRAWGKEHETEQFPVIMRAKNEVREIPRSYLDHYISKHQSRAKLVHAGHTLLHDLKENVVTPYVMVESLGWFYALPMMAKTLVPALYKRLTTWVRRLFVPPIATILTVDKLAPAETEEMVVSEQRALIWKALRDQLGLHGSRVEAEFVEALRRRALDDDAPVDPYLTDAAKAVELSSEQLAAFLNDLRKHYRINRRAASRQKERITRTGFTLEEQVLTVETALRMMGLVRNFARLVLFCAHGSTTENNPFESALDCGACGGNEGKPNARALAAMANRPPVRERLAKRGIDIPSDTHFLAGQVDTTTDEVQLFDLEDAPPTHRKDVARLYDDLREAAQLTSQERCTRFPDVGVVLALNEASAHVAGRSADWSQVRPEWGLSGNTTFIIGRRELTKGLNLGGRVFLQSYDYREDPTDRWLEVLLTAPQVVAQWINMEHYFSAVDNEVYGSGSKIYHNVVGRIGIMAGPWSDLRLGLAWQTVMNDEVPYHEPMRLLTLVEASRARIEKLIARHEILQHFYHNEWVHLAALDPEDGSWYRYMPSGVWRRVRHPGDA; this is encoded by the coding sequence ATGGATCCGCTGATCTCCTCACCAGACCAGACCGATCTTGAAGCCCGCCGCATGGAATTGCGGGGCACGATCAGATTGGCCAGCGAGGTCATCGCGCAGTACTGGCCCATGCGAACGTTCGTCCACCACAATCCGTTACACAGCTTGGAGTATTTGCCCTTCACCGAGACGGTTCGCCGCGGCAAGCAGTTTTTGGGCGGGAACGGCTACCTCTCCGGCGACATGTACCGCCGGTACTTGAAGTCGGGACGCATTCTGGTCCGGCACGTCGACGACGCCCTGGTCGCTCAGGCCCGTCCTGAAGAAGTCGACCTCGGATCCTGCCGCATTGCTCATCGCGAAGTCCTGCGGGCCTGCCTGACCCACGGCCTCTCCCATCCGACCGACGAACCGCTCGACCGGCTCATGGAACGCGCGCCGGACGAAGAGCCCATCGACGCGCTGGCCGAACGCCTCGTCTCCTTCTCGACGCCGAACGTGCAGGACCTCATGGCCGCGACCATCCGTGAGGATGTGAGCACCCTCGGACGGGATCTGACACTGACGAGCTGGTGCGACCGGACGGTGGGGTCCACGATCGTCGCCCAAATCAACGGGGAACTCGTGAAATGGTGCGAGGCATTCCTGGACGAGGGCCACGCCACCTGGCCGATGCCCGAACGGCGCCAGGGCCTCTATGCCGCATGGAAACACGCCGCCGGGAAAGAATGGATGACCTGCGGCATCGACGATAGCCGCCGGAAAATTGCCGCCCTCCCGGAGCATCCGGAAGACACCGTGCTCGAGTGTCTCGAAGCACTCGAGATCCCGCTGGAGTTCAGACAGGACTACCTGTCCCTCCAGCTCGCGGCCCTGCCCGGATGGGCCGGTTTCATCAAATGGCGGGCCGAAGAAAATGACTACGCCTGGCAGCAGGCCTATCCCGTTGGTCTGGTGAAGTTCCTGGCCGTGCGGCTGTGGTATGTGCGGGAACTGGTCCAGCAGGTCTGTCAGCGCGAGTTGGGCATCGATGGCACCTATCGCGCCATCCTGCGCTTCATGGACCAACAGCCCCACGCGTATTACATGCGGAAGGAATGGGTCGCCGGCCGGCTGCCGGCGTCGTACGCCGCTCGGGTCGCCCGACTCCACGCCCAAACAGGGCCTCCGCAGAACTCGTCCCTGCTGGCGCGGGAATGGGAGCAGCTCACCCATCACTACCAGATCGAGTATGGCCCACGGCGTGAGCGAGCCGCGCAACGGGGGATGGCTCGGCGCCTGTTGACGCTCGCCCAGGCGCTGGAACTCGTGCCGACGCTCTTGATGGACGCCCCGCTGCCGGCCCTACGACAACTTCTGGACTGGATCGACACGTTTCCGGAATCGGCACATGGCCCGGTCTGGCTGACGGCGTTCGAGGCCGGCTACCACGAGCATCTCTTCGGCATGCTGCAGCGCGCGCCGACCAAACCGCAGCCGGCTGCCCCTGATCACCGGCCACCAGTCCGGCCCCATTCGCAAACGGTTTTTTGCATCGACGTACGGTCCGAGCCGTTCCGCCGCCACCTCGAATCGACGGGCGCCAACGACACCTACGGTTTCGCCGGCTTCTTCGCCGTCTTTATCCGTTACCGGGCCTGGGGCAAGGAACATGAGACCGAGCAATTCCCGGTGATCATGCGCGCCAAGAACGAAGTGCGCGAGATTCCGCGGAGCTATCTGGATCATTACATCTCTAAACACCAGTCGCGTGCCAAACTCGTCCACGCCGGACACACCTTGTTGCACGATCTGAAAGAAAACGTGGTCACTCCCTACGTGATGGTGGAGTCGCTCGGCTGGTTCTATGCCCTTCCTATGATGGCCAAGACGCTGGTGCCCGCACTGTACAAACGCCTGACGACCTGGGTGCGACGATTGTTCGTCCCACCGATCGCAACCATCCTGACCGTGGATAAACTGGCCCCGGCCGAAACCGAGGAAATGGTGGTCTCCGAGCAGCGTGCCTTAATCTGGAAAGCCTTGCGCGACCAACTCGGGCTGCATGGCTCCCGGGTCGAAGCCGAGTTCGTGGAGGCCCTGCGACGACGGGCGCTGGATGACGACGCCCCGGTGGACCCATACCTGACCGATGCCGCCAAGGCAGTCGAGCTGTCCTCCGAGCAGCTGGCTGCGTTCCTCAATGATTTACGCAAGCACTACCGCATTAACCGCCGCGCGGCTTCGCGTCAGAAGGAGCGGATCACCCGTACCGGCTTCACGCTCGAAGAGCAGGTGCTGACCGTCGAGACCGCCTTGCGCATGATGGGACTGGTGCGGAATTTTGCGCGATTGGTGCTCTTCTGCGCCCACGGCAGCACGACGGAGAACAATCCCTTCGAATCAGCGCTGGATTGCGGCGCCTGCGGCGGGAACGAGGGGAAGCCGAACGCGCGCGCCTTGGCCGCCATGGCCAATCGGCCACCGGTGCGCGAGCGGCTGGCGAAACGCGGCATCGATATTCCCTCCGACACGCACTTCCTTGCCGGGCAGGTCGATACCACGACCGACGAGGTGCAGCTCTTCGATCTCGAAGACGCCCCCCCGACCCACCGTAAAGATGTCGCGCGCCTGTACGACGATTTGCGCGAAGCCGCGCAACTCACCAGTCAGGAGCGCTGTACACGCTTCCCCGACGTCGGTGTGGTGCTGGCCCTCAACGAAGCCTCGGCGCATGTGGCGGGTCGCAGTGCGGATTGGAGCCAGGTACGACCGGAATGGGGCCTCTCCGGCAACACGACCTTTATCATCGGCCGCCGCGAATTGACGAAGGGGCTGAATCTCGGCGGGCGTGTCTTCTTGCAATCCTACGACTATCGGGAGGATCCGACCGACCGGTGGCTGGAAGTGCTCCTGACTGCGCCGCAAGTGGTGGCGCAGTGGATCAACATGGAACATTATTTCTCGGCCGTCGACAACGAGGTCTATGGAAGCGGGAGTAAGATCTATCACAACGTCGTCGGACGCATCGGCATCATGGCCGGTCCCTGGAGCGACCTCCGGCTCGGTCTGGCCTGGCAGACCGTCATGAATGATGAGGTCCCCTACCATGAACCCATGCGTCTCCTGACGCTGGTAGAGGCCTCGCGGGCCCGTATAGAAAAACTCATCGCCCGGCATGAAATTTTGCAGCATTTCTACCACAACGAATGGGTCCATCTGGCCGCGCTGGACCCTGAAGATGGAAGTTGGTACCGCTACATGCCGTCGGGAGTCTGGCGTCGGGTCAGGCATCCGGGCGACGCCTAG
- the dnaA gene encoding chromosomal replication initiator protein DnaA produces the protein MWDDALVYIQEKVPKQVYETWFTPVVLDRVEDTTAYLAVPNKFFGEWLGEHYHDLLAEAVSAAQGGGRMDVSFVINNKQAPPAVQPEPSSAETGGRGFVASRSKRGVQLNPKYTFKSFVVGAGNQFAHAACMAVAEQPAKAYNPLFLYGGVGLGKTHLLNAIGNYLAERSDLRIAYLTTEQFTNEVINSIRYDKMIDLRKRYRNVDMLMIDDIQFLAGKERTQEEFFHTFNTLYEARKQIVLSSDRFPKDMPDIEERLRSRFEWGLIADLQPPDVETRIAILRKKSEDERIALPEEVIHFLATTMKNNIRELEGSLVRVGAYSSLTGQAITLEMAKNVLRDLIGDKKKIVSIEDIQEAVGSKYHVKIADLKSRRRSKTLVHPRQIAMYLCRELTDASFPEIGRQFGGKDHTTIIHACRQISKAKESDSALHTTLEGLKEQILRA, from the coding sequence ATGTGGGATGACGCCCTAGTCTACATTCAGGAGAAGGTGCCGAAGCAGGTCTATGAAACCTGGTTCACACCGGTCGTTCTCGATCGAGTCGAGGACACGACGGCCTATCTTGCCGTGCCGAACAAGTTCTTCGGCGAGTGGCTGGGCGAGCACTATCACGACTTGTTGGCGGAGGCGGTCTCTGCAGCGCAGGGTGGCGGTCGTATGGATGTGTCCTTCGTGATCAACAACAAGCAGGCTCCCCCCGCTGTGCAGCCGGAGCCTTCCTCTGCGGAGACGGGCGGGCGCGGCTTCGTGGCGTCGCGATCAAAGCGCGGCGTGCAGCTTAATCCCAAGTATACGTTCAAGAGTTTCGTCGTCGGGGCCGGAAACCAATTCGCCCATGCGGCCTGTATGGCGGTGGCTGAACAACCGGCCAAAGCCTACAACCCGCTGTTCCTGTATGGCGGAGTGGGACTAGGTAAAACACACCTATTGAATGCGATCGGGAACTATCTGGCTGAGCGGAGCGATCTTCGTATCGCGTACCTGACCACGGAACAGTTCACCAACGAAGTCATCAATTCGATCCGGTACGACAAGATGATCGATCTGCGGAAACGATACCGCAATGTCGACATGTTGATGATCGACGATATTCAGTTCCTGGCCGGAAAGGAACGCACCCAAGAAGAATTCTTTCACACCTTCAATACGCTGTATGAGGCCAGGAAGCAGATTGTCCTCTCCAGCGACCGATTCCCGAAAGACATGCCTGATATCGAGGAGCGGCTCCGCTCCCGGTTCGAGTGGGGGCTTATTGCGGATCTGCAGCCGCCGGATGTCGAGACGCGTATCGCGATTTTGCGGAAAAAGTCTGAAGATGAGCGGATTGCGCTGCCCGAAGAGGTGATCCACTTTCTCGCCACAACGATGAAAAACAACATCCGTGAGCTGGAAGGATCCCTGGTGCGGGTCGGGGCCTACTCCTCACTCACGGGGCAGGCGATCACCCTAGAGATGGCGAAAAACGTCTTGCGCGATCTCATCGGTGATAAGAAGAAGATTGTGTCGATCGAAGATATCCAGGAAGCGGTGGGGTCGAAATACCACGTGAAGATTGCCGACCTGAAATCGCGCCGCCGGAGTAAAACGCTGGTCCACCCCCGTCAGATCGCGATGTATCTCTGCCGGGAGTTGACGGATGCGTCATTTCCGGAAATCGGCCGCCAGTTCGGGGGGAAGGACCACACCACGATCATTCACGCTTGCCGACAGATCAGCAAAGCGAAGGAATCCGACAGCGCCTTGCATACCACGCTGGAGGGCCTGAAAGAACAGATTTTGAGGGCGTGA
- a CDS encoding DsrE family protein, whose amino-acid sequence MSVKKIGILLSTPPSHPSVETVAQVSSEAMAQGHDVYLYCIDEGVKNLRDPRYSDLVGRGMKLFVCAYGCQQHGVSTDQLDPRISLCGLVVLSNIVNGCDRFLAFT is encoded by the coding sequence ATGAGCGTCAAAAAGATCGGGATCCTATTATCCACACCCCCATCTCACCCTAGTGTGGAGACTGTGGCACAAGTGTCATCCGAAGCCATGGCTCAGGGTCACGATGTGTATCTCTATTGTATCGATGAAGGGGTGAAGAATCTTCGCGACCCGCGGTATAGCGACCTCGTCGGACGCGGCATGAAACTCTTCGTCTGTGCCTACGGGTGTCAGCAACATGGGGTCTCGACGGATCAGTTGGACCCCCGGATTTCCCTGTGCGGGTTGGTGGTGCTCTCAAATATTGTAAACGGTTGCGACCGTTTCCTCGCGTTCACGTAA